One window of the Tetragenococcus koreensis genome contains the following:
- a CDS encoding V-type ATP synthase subunit A → MAIGTITKVSGPLVTASGLQEAKINEICKVSEKGLIGEIIELDNGVASIQVYEETAGIGPGETVETTGAPLSVELAPGLLSQMFDGIQRPLDTFMKQTDSDFLERGTEINPLDREKKWTFVPKKSAGEKVGPGDIIGVVQETNAIEHRVMISNDVKGTIKDIKAGNYTITEPVCVLETDNGEKNITMTQKWPIRTPRPYKNKMTPGEPLVTGQRVIDTFFPVAKGGSAAVPGPFGAGKTIVQHQIAKWADVDIVVYVGCGERGNETKDVIDEFPELIDPATGESIMQRTVLIANTSNMPVSAREASIYTGITIAEYYKDMGYSVAIMADSTSRWAEALREMSGRLQEIPGDEGYPAYLGSRIAEYYERAGKFSVLGNDGDDEREGSITAIGAVSPAGGDISEPVTQNTLRIVKVFWDLDASLSQKRHFPAISWTESYSLYDDQLKDYMDSILGSNWSKMVDKAMALLQEESRLEEIVQLVGVDSLSQKDRVTMNTARSLRQDYLQQDAFDDVDTYTSRTKQYRLLRNILTFHNKMQEAIKLGAYYNEIIDGTTQLRERIARSKYIPEEELDKLDTIHDDIEQTIQEIVEKGGMD, encoded by the coding sequence TTGGCAATAGGAACAATTACAAAAGTTTCCGGGCCTTTAGTTACTGCTAGCGGATTACAGGAAGCTAAGATTAATGAAATCTGCAAAGTAAGTGAAAAAGGGTTGATCGGAGAAATTATTGAATTAGACAATGGCGTTGCCTCCATTCAAGTATATGAAGAAACAGCGGGTATTGGACCTGGGGAGACAGTAGAAACAACAGGAGCACCTTTATCTGTGGAATTGGCACCGGGACTTTTAAGTCAAATGTTTGATGGGATTCAACGGCCTTTGGATACCTTCATGAAGCAAACAGATAGTGATTTTTTAGAAAGAGGAACGGAAATTAATCCGCTTGATCGCGAAAAAAAATGGACGTTTGTTCCTAAAAAATCAGCGGGTGAAAAAGTAGGCCCTGGAGACATTATTGGGGTCGTACAAGAAACCAATGCGATTGAACATCGTGTCATGATTTCTAATGATGTAAAAGGGACAATTAAAGATATTAAAGCAGGAAATTATACGATTACCGAACCGGTTTGTGTATTAGAAACTGATAACGGTGAAAAAAATATTACGATGACGCAAAAATGGCCGATACGTACACCACGTCCTTATAAAAATAAGATGACACCTGGAGAACCCTTAGTGACCGGTCAACGAGTGATTGACACTTTCTTTCCTGTTGCAAAAGGCGGATCAGCAGCTGTTCCGGGGCCATTTGGTGCCGGAAAAACCATTGTACAGCACCAAATTGCAAAATGGGCTGATGTGGATATCGTGGTTTATGTTGGTTGTGGTGAACGCGGAAACGAAACGAAAGACGTTATTGATGAGTTTCCAGAATTAATTGATCCGGCAACAGGTGAATCAATTATGCAGCGTACGGTTTTGATTGCAAATACGTCAAATATGCCAGTATCTGCGCGTGAAGCTTCGATTTACACCGGCATCACCATCGCAGAATACTATAAAGATATGGGTTATAGTGTGGCTATTATGGCAGACTCAACTTCACGTTGGGCCGAAGCGTTGCGTGAAATGAGTGGCCGTTTGCAAGAAATTCCAGGCGATGAAGGTTACCCTGCTTATTTGGGCAGCCGGATTGCGGAATATTATGAACGTGCAGGTAAATTTTCTGTATTGGGTAATGATGGAGATGACGAGCGAGAAGGTAGTATTACGGCAATTGGAGCGGTGTCTCCTGCTGGCGGTGATATTTCCGAACCAGTAACACAAAATACCCTACGTATTGTTAAAGTATTCTGGGATTTAGATGCATCATTATCACAAAAACGTCACTTCCCAGCGATTAGCTGGACGGAATCTTATTCATTATATGATGACCAATTAAAAGATTACATGGATTCGATTTTGGGCAGCAATTGGTCTAAAATGGTAGATAAGGCGATGGCACTTTTACAAGAAGAAAGTCGCTTAGAGGAAATTGTCCAATTAGTTGGGGTAGATTCACTTTCACAAAAAGATCGTGTGACGATGAACACTGCTCGTTCATTGCGACAAGACTACTTACAACAAGATGCTTTTGACGATGTGGATACTTACACGTCACGAACAAAGCAATATCGTTTGTTGCGCAACATTTTAACTTTCCATAACAAAATGCAAGAAGCGATTAAGCTAGGTGCTTATTATAATGAAATTATAGATGGCACCACTCAATTAAGAGAACGGATCGCTCGTAGTAAATACATTCCTGAAGAAGAATTAGATAAACTAGATACGATCCACGATGATATTGAACAAACGATTCAAGAAATCGTTGAGAAAGGAGGAATGGATTGA
- a CDS encoding V-type ATP synthase subunit F, with product MYKKIGMLGGKDSILPFKGIGIDVFPVTDLEEAKQQIKKMADDYGTIFITERVAEQLEDTIAQYDNQPTPAIIPIPSSTGSLGIGMDRIHKNVEKAIGMNILDD from the coding sequence ATGTATAAAAAAATAGGTATGCTCGGCGGGAAGGATTCTATCTTGCCTTTCAAAGGGATAGGGATTGATGTCTTTCCCGTCACAGATTTAGAAGAAGCCAAACAGCAAATTAAAAAAATGGCGGATGATTATGGCACGATTTTTATCACTGAACGGGTAGCTGAACAATTAGAAGATACCATTGCTCAATACGACAACCAGCCAACCCCTGCAATTATTCCGATTCCAAGTAGTACCGGAAGTTTGGGAATTGGGATGGATCGTATTCACAAAAATGTAGAAAAAGCGATTGGAATGAATATTTTAGATGATTGA
- a CDS encoding V-type ATP synthase subunit C → MDDIQFSTANVRIRTYESRLLSQNTFDRMLNVSEPEEIYPILQETPYGDFIEDDDEVRDFEKVLIAEKKRTFDLVYNVTPVKSIVDLTTLQYDYQNLKVLVKQEYTQEDFSDFLVPMGTVPLSVLKNLVNLRKSQQVDPIMNQCIQAVFQYIEDYEEIQAVDIIFDNHYWDHMVKISKSMNNPNIERLNQRNIDVFNISTTLRSYFMGQRKGFISAVLQKGGTLNTQQMVDEINNSLENFMSYMEQTDYSHLVQDSYDEITQRKTLTGLDLNKDNYLMQRFREEKMVPFGPQAIMGYLFAKEVEIKNLRMILVGKINKVPEEILQSRVRESYV, encoded by the coding sequence ATGGACGATATTCAATTTAGCACCGCTAATGTTAGGATTCGAACCTATGAAAGCCGCTTGCTAAGTCAGAATACTTTTGATCGTATGTTAAATGTGTCAGAGCCCGAAGAAATCTATCCAATCTTACAAGAAACCCCTTATGGCGATTTTATTGAAGATGACGATGAAGTTCGCGATTTTGAAAAAGTCTTGATAGCTGAAAAAAAGCGGACCTTTGATTTGGTTTATAATGTTACACCAGTCAAAAGTATCGTTGATTTAACGACACTGCAATATGATTATCAAAACTTAAAAGTCTTAGTTAAACAGGAATATACACAAGAAGATTTTTCTGATTTTCTAGTGCCTATGGGGACAGTTCCTTTATCGGTATTAAAGAATTTGGTTAATCTTCGGAAAAGTCAACAAGTAGATCCCATCATGAATCAATGTATCCAAGCTGTTTTCCAATATATTGAAGATTATGAGGAAATTCAAGCGGTCGATATTATTTTTGATAATCATTATTGGGATCATATGGTCAAAATTAGCAAAAGCATGAATAATCCGAATATTGAGCGGTTAAATCAAAGGAATATTGATGTGTTTAACATTTCAACCACGCTTAGAAGTTATTTCATGGGACAAAGAAAAGGTTTCATTAGCGCTGTTTTACAAAAAGGCGGTACGTTGAACACTCAACAGATGGTGGATGAAATCAATAATTCGCTTGAAAACTTTATGAGTTATATGGAGCAAACCGACTATAGTCATTTGGTTCAAGATAGTTATGATGAAATTACTCAGAGAAAAACGCTAACCGGATTGGATCTAAATAAAGACAATTATTTGATGCAACGGTTTAGGGAAGAAAAAATGGTGCCTTTTGGTCCACAAGCAATTATGGGTTATCTTTTTGCAAAAGAAGTTGAAATTAAAAACCTACGGATGATTCTAGTGGGAAAAATTAATAAAGTTCCAGAAGAGATACTTCAAAGTCGGGTGCGTGAAAGTTATGTATAA
- a CDS encoding V-type ATP synthase subunit E yields the protein MSDITNLTDKITQDAQKKRDQYLKKAQKDIEKNEQYKKDQIERQTEENLKQFEKEKQANLSLKVSDIHVKARSKLLAAKQQLLEELFAESLKKIKAMSEEDFNQYVSSNLNQVQLNGDVELVVGQDSINYATEENKKVWQEAAAPEMNLSVSERTIPKRGGFLLRQGEIEYNFTFEAILSTSEEELSGELLSLIFDEE from the coding sequence ATGTCTGATATAACAAATTTAACAGATAAAATCACCCAAGATGCACAAAAAAAGCGAGACCAATATTTAAAAAAAGCACAAAAAGATATTGAGAAAAATGAACAATATAAAAAAGATCAAATTGAAAGACAAACAGAAGAAAACTTAAAACAGTTTGAAAAAGAGAAACAGGCGAATTTAAGCTTGAAAGTGTCAGATATCCATGTAAAAGCTCGCAGTAAGCTCTTAGCTGCTAAACAGCAGCTATTAGAAGAACTTTTTGCGGAAAGCTTAAAGAAAATAAAGGCAATGTCTGAAGAAGATTTTAATCAATATGTATCCTCTAATCTCAACCAAGTGCAATTAAATGGTGATGTTGAGTTGGTAGTAGGTCAGGACAGTATAAACTACGCAACAGAAGAAAATAAAAAAGTTTGGCAAGAAGCGGCCGCGCCTGAGATGAACTTGTCTGTATCGGAACGTACGATTCCTAAACGTGGCGGATTTTTGTTACGACAAGGTGAGATTGAGTATAATTTTACTTTTGAAGCGATATTAAGCACGTCTGAAGAAGAGTTAAGCGGCGAATTGTTAAGCTTGATATTTGATGAAGAATAA
- a CDS encoding V-type ATP synthase subunit K encodes MENWISFFYENGGMIFAALGIAVATICGGIGSTIGVGLTAEAAAGLTAEQPEKFGQALILELLSATQGLYGFVISFMIFLQMSADMSFQMGLYMLIASLPIAFTAIWAGKWQGRAAAAAMQILAKKPEHVTKGIVYVAMMETYGILGFVISFLLVMN; translated from the coding sequence ATGGAAAATTGGATAAGTTTCTTTTACGAAAATGGCGGAATGATATTTGCAGCACTAGGAATCGCCGTGGCAACGATTTGCGGCGGTATTGGTTCAACAATCGGTGTTGGTCTAACAGCAGAAGCAGCAGCAGGTTTAACAGCAGAACAACCAGAAAAATTTGGTCAAGCGTTGATTTTAGAATTACTTTCAGCGACCCAAGGGTTATATGGATTCGTTATTTCTTTTATGATCTTTTTACAAATGTCAGCAGATATGTCATTTCAAATGGGTCTTTACATGCTGATTGCTTCTTTACCAATTGCCTTTACAGCAATTTGGGCCGGAAAATGGCAAGGTCGCGCAGCCGCTGCAGCAATGCAAATTTTAGCTAAAAAACCAGAACACGTGACAAAAGGGATCGTCTATGTAGCAATGATGGAAACGTATGGGATATTAGGCTTTGTTATTTCCTTCTTGCTCGTGATGAATTAG